The Mammaliicoccus sciuri genome window below encodes:
- a CDS encoding methylated-DNA--[protein]-cysteine S-methyltransferase has protein sequence MALYRKLIQTNAGEMLAIANNEYLLMLHFTNKPSLEDELQIVRKQLNSEINDESNHVLDKLEEELTLYFEGNLSTFTTPLYFNFGTPFQQKVWPALCEIPFGETISYKQLAENIGKPTAFRAVANANGKNFITILVPCHRVIAADGSIGGYSSGVERKEILLDIEKNKSNIG, from the coding sequence ATGGCTTTATATCGAAAGTTAATTCAAACGAATGCTGGTGAAATGTTAGCAATTGCTAATAATGAATATTTGTTAATGTTACATTTTACGAATAAACCTTCGTTAGAAGATGAATTACAAATTGTACGTAAACAACTTAATTCAGAAATTAATGATGAAAGTAACCATGTTTTAGATAAACTTGAGGAAGAATTAACTCTTTATTTTGAAGGTAATCTTTCTACTTTTACAACACCTCTATATTTTAACTTTGGTACACCTTTTCAACAAAAAGTGTGGCCTGCTTTATGTGAGATTCCATTTGGCGAGACGATATCTTATAAGCAGTTAGCTGAGAATATTGGTAAACCTACTGCTTTTCGTGCTGTCGCTAATGCAAATGGTAAGAACTTTATTACGATTCTTGTTCCTTGTCATCGTGTAATAGCTGCTGATGGTTCAATTGGTGGTTATTCTAGTGGCGTAGAGCGTAAAGAAATCTTGCTTGATATTGAGAAAAATAAAAGTAACATCGGCTAA
- a CDS encoding ABC-2 transporter permease, whose protein sequence is MKAVFYRNFQYEKGYYLLYLICFGLVLLTKFTLSYQSIEFKNVVEVYFVAVVSIHSINHAIFLNKQSSQIFYMSLPISKVDIVKGHYLYNLLVTGISFMMIMVIAFVKQDTIFLQAGLFIVATNLFTLSIVYPTFAHLNINQFGAWILVAMYGIFTMFYFGIYSNRHYPFAEVLDWKIFLYYTPAIILVIVAIIWSIQFSRAIKQAKQDQITVYGGIK, encoded by the coding sequence ATGAAAGCTGTTTTCTACCGGAACTTTCAATATGAGAAAGGGTATTACTTACTTTATTTAATCTGTTTCGGATTAGTATTGTTAACGAAATTTACTTTATCTTATCAAAGTATAGAATTCAAGAATGTAGTAGAGGTATATTTTGTCGCAGTCGTTTCAATTCATAGTATTAATCACGCGATATTTTTAAATAAACAAAGCAGTCAAATCTTTTATATGAGTTTACCGATTTCTAAAGTTGATATTGTAAAAGGGCATTATTTATATAACTTATTAGTAACAGGTATTTCATTTATGATGATAATGGTCATAGCATTCGTGAAACAAGACACAATATTTTTACAAGCTGGGTTATTTATTGTAGCAACGAACTTATTTACGTTAAGCATCGTTTATCCAACATTTGCACATTTAAATATTAATCAGTTCGGTGCTTGGATATTAGTTGCTATGTATGGCATATTCACAATGTTTTACTTTGGGATATATTCGAATCGACATTATCCATTTGCTGAAGTTTTAGATTGGAAAATATTTTTATACTATACACCAGCTATCATATTGGTAATCGTTGCGATTATATGGTCGATTCAGTTTAGTAGAGCTATCAAACAAGCGAAACAAGATCAAATTACGGTTTATGGAGGTATAAAATGA
- a CDS encoding GNAT family N-acetyltransferase: MIRPAVKEDAKKLSELMFMIWHDMELPLVVQNDKQTVLRLLEQASVDSEYRNHYKHSQVYEIDGKVAGFLNCYSGSDEKPLEENWHNIAFKDSFKLEGTPLPEQEADNGDLYIDSVAVFSEYRGRGIASKLIADAFVRAKERGFQQVSLNCEFDNEGAMKLYEKLGFEPSYDRKLSGHDYKYMIKHL, translated from the coding sequence ATGATTAGACCTGCTGTTAAAGAAGATGCGAAAAAATTAAGTGAGTTAATGTTTATGATTTGGCATGATATGGAGCTACCTTTAGTTGTTCAAAATGATAAGCAAACTGTTTTAAGATTACTTGAACAAGCGAGTGTTGATAGTGAATATAGAAACCATTATAAGCATAGTCAAGTATATGAAATTGATGGAAAAGTAGCAGGCTTTCTTAATTGCTATAGTGGCAGTGATGAAAAACCACTTGAAGAAAATTGGCACAATATTGCATTTAAAGATTCATTTAAATTAGAAGGAACGCCGTTACCTGAACAAGAAGCGGATAATGGTGATTTATATATTGATTCAGTTGCGGTCTTTTCAGAATATAGAGGTAGAGGTATTGCCTCTAAACTTATAGCAGATGCTTTTGTTCGAGCTAAAGAAAGAGGGTTTCAGCAAGTATCATTAAATTGTGAATTTGATAATGAAGGTGCAATGAAACTATATGAGAAGCTAGGATTCGAGCCTTCGTATGATCGAAAACTAAGCGGACATGACTATAAATATATGATTAAACATTTATAA
- the pmtA gene encoding phenol-soluble modulin export ABC transporter ATP-binding protein PmtA, giving the protein MDNAIEVKNLNFNHKNLKLSDVNFEVRKGYVTGFIGANGAGKTTIIRIIMGLLKEQSGDLKILGEYLSENPVDIKNKIGFVYSELYMYEKWNIKTIEKVISKYYKQWDHDIFEGYIKEFKLPYKQKIKQFSTGMKMKLSLAIALSHHAELYILDEPTAGLDPVVRNEVLEILQRELIDEEKTIFFSTHIISDLEKIADYIVYLKNGSIVINESVEDLTDGYRIIKGDQSILDDELRALLISVKETNTGFSGLTRQSSVFVELFGNEVVVETPSIEDIMVRIEKNQFDKEVV; this is encoded by the coding sequence ATGGATAATGCGATAGAGGTTAAAAATTTAAATTTTAATCATAAAAATCTTAAATTATCAGATGTTAACTTTGAAGTACGTAAAGGTTATGTAACGGGATTTATTGGTGCGAATGGTGCAGGTAAAACAACGATTATACGTATTATTATGGGTCTACTTAAAGAACAAAGTGGAGATTTAAAAATACTTGGAGAATATTTAAGTGAAAACCCAGTTGATATTAAAAATAAAATCGGCTTTGTCTATTCTGAATTATATATGTATGAAAAATGGAATATTAAAACAATCGAGAAAGTCATCAGTAAATATTATAAACAATGGGATCACGATATATTTGAAGGTTATATTAAAGAATTCAAATTACCTTATAAACAAAAGATTAAGCAATTTTCAACAGGTATGAAAATGAAATTGTCATTAGCAATCGCATTAAGTCACCATGCTGAACTTTACATTCTAGATGAACCAACTGCAGGGCTTGATCCAGTCGTACGTAATGAAGTGCTTGAAATTTTACAAAGAGAATTAATAGATGAAGAAAAAACAATCTTTTTCTCTACACATATTATTTCAGATTTAGAGAAAATTGCTGATTATATCGTTTATTTAAAAAATGGATCCATTGTAATTAATGAAAGTGTAGAAGATTTAACAGATGGTTATCGAATTATTAAAGGAGACCAATCTATACTTGATGATGAATTAAGAGCGTTATTAATCAGTGTGAAAGAAACGAATACAGGTTTCTCAGGATTAACAAGACAAAGTTCAGTATTTGTTGAGTTATTTGGAAATGAAGTAGTCGTTGAAACACCATCAATAGAGGATATCATGGTAAGAATTGAGAAAAATCAATTCGATAAGGAAGTGGTATAA
- a CDS encoding phosphate--AMP phosphotransferase: MTKNNEQLSLEVAALTRKTKELGIPIMIVFEGVPASGKTRLSNELLLTLDAKYTHFVPMKSPSEDDLRYQFLQKYWNSLPSKGDINIYFRSWYAYYIEYQANKIKHSIYNKYHALRRQIQDFESMVQDDGYEIIKFYIEISDKKRKEHLKEMKENPLTSWKAQEYESAINDDVYHKEMHKILKASPDEWEIIDYTEREEAINLMYKHIINRLNKAIKLHKKKDKVIDGDFTEDFKTDLFDQSIDKVNKKTYKSLIGDLQDRLKELQFALYERKIPLILVYEGMDAAGKGGNIKRVREKLDPTGYEVNAISAPTDVELNHHYLWRFAKDMPRSGHIEIFDRSWYGRVLVERVEGFATKKEWKRAYEEINQFEKMWTDEGAIILKFFLTLDKDEQLRRFKEREETPEKQWKITDEDWRNREKWDQYIEASHDMIKFTNTDHAPWLVVPADNKKSARVEVIKYIIKKCEEVLWGVKQY; this comes from the coding sequence ATGACTAAAAATAATGAACAATTATCTTTAGAAGTAGCAGCATTAACGAGGAAGACAAAAGAACTTGGAATTCCTATCATGATTGTATTTGAAGGTGTTCCCGCATCAGGTAAGACGAGACTATCAAATGAACTTCTTTTAACACTTGATGCTAAATACACACACTTTGTACCGATGAAATCACCTTCAGAAGACGATCTAAGATATCAATTTTTACAGAAGTATTGGAACAGTTTACCTTCAAAAGGTGATATCAATATTTATTTTAGAAGTTGGTATGCATATTATATAGAATATCAAGCAAACAAAATAAAACATTCTATATACAACAAATATCATGCATTACGAAGACAAATCCAAGACTTTGAATCGATGGTCCAAGATGATGGCTACGAAATTATTAAGTTTTATATTGAGATTAGCGATAAAAAGAGAAAAGAACATTTAAAAGAAATGAAAGAAAATCCATTAACAAGTTGGAAAGCACAAGAATATGAAAGTGCCATTAATGATGATGTATATCATAAAGAAATGCATAAAATACTTAAAGCATCCCCTGATGAATGGGAAATCATTGATTATACGGAGAGAGAAGAAGCTATCAATTTGATGTATAAACATATCATCAATCGTTTGAACAAAGCGATTAAATTACATAAAAAGAAAGACAAAGTAATTGACGGTGATTTTACGGAAGATTTTAAAACAGACCTATTTGATCAATCTATAGATAAAGTAAATAAAAAGACATATAAATCTCTTATAGGTGACTTACAAGATAGACTGAAAGAATTGCAATTTGCATTATACGAAAGAAAGATTCCGTTAATATTAGTATACGAAGGCATGGATGCAGCCGGTAAAGGTGGCAATATTAAAAGAGTTAGAGAAAAATTAGATCCAACCGGTTATGAAGTAAATGCAATAAGTGCTCCAACAGATGTAGAGTTGAATCATCATTACTTATGGAGATTTGCTAAAGATATGCCAAGAAGCGGCCACATTGAAATCTTCGATAGAAGCTGGTACGGAAGAGTATTAGTCGAAAGAGTAGAAGGATTTGCTACTAAAAAAGAATGGAAACGTGCCTATGAAGAAATCAATCAATTTGAGAAAATGTGGACAGACGAAGGTGCAATTATTCTAAAATTCTTCTTAACTTTAGATAAAGATGAACAATTAAGAAGATTTAAAGAACGAGAAGAAACACCAGAAAAACAATGGAAAATCACAGACGAAGATTGGCGAAATAGAGAAAAATGGGATCAATATATAGAAGCAAGTCACGATATGATTAAATTCACAAATACAGATCATGCACCATGGCTTGTCGTACCAGCAGACAATAAAAAATCAGCTAGAGTCGAAGTTATCAAATACATTATTAAAAAATGTGAAGAAGTATTATGGGGCGTCAAACAATATTAG
- the groES gene encoding co-chaperone GroES: MLKPLGDRIIIEKTETEQTTASGIVLTDSAKESSNEGKVVAVGPGKRLEDGTRLTVDVAVGDQVVYQQYAGTEVKRDKETYIILSEDDILAVIE; this comes from the coding sequence ATGTTAAAACCATTGGGAGATAGAATTATTATTGAGAAAACAGAAACAGAACAAACTACAGCTAGCGGGATTGTATTGACAGATTCAGCTAAAGAATCGTCTAACGAAGGAAAAGTTGTTGCTGTTGGACCAGGTAAGCGTCTAGAAGATGGTACAAGACTTACTGTAGATGTTGCTGTAGGTGATCAAGTTGTATATCAACAATACGCAGGAACAGAAGTTAAACGTGATAAAGAAACATATATTATCCTTTCAGAAGATGACATTTTAGCAGTTATTGAATAA
- the mroQ gene encoding intramembrane glutamic endopeptidase MroQ: protein MQFNRLTVNIATLLLFGVVQTIAIIPNSLYADSGLSKVTRLEISLTWMATTAIITVLLLWYMNSNIKNPTRLEQQKKEPWVYVIFWSVAGIIMAMLGQIIAALINTYIFNQPVESGNTQNLMKIAQQSHILIIYIVLAGPILEELIFRKLIFGEIYNMIKAPKWLSFIVAVLVSSFIFSLAHSDPEHTLIYVVMGTVFSGLYVLTKRIIVPMVAHMGMNGIVVLGQIVFKDQVNEQLEKQPQISQLIYHTILSMYS from the coding sequence ATGCAATTTAATCGATTAACTGTTAATATTGCTACCCTATTACTATTTGGTGTTGTACAAACCATCGCAATTATTCCAAATAGTTTATACGCTGATTCAGGATTATCTAAAGTCACAAGATTAGAAATCAGCTTAACTTGGATGGCAACAACAGCTATCATTACTGTTTTATTATTATGGTATATGAACTCAAATATTAAAAATCCAACTCGATTAGAACAACAGAAGAAAGAACCATGGGTATACGTGATTTTCTGGAGTGTTGCAGGTATTATAATGGCCATGCTTGGACAAATCATCGCCGCTTTGATTAATACATATATATTTAATCAACCAGTAGAAAGTGGCAATACCCAAAATCTCATGAAGATTGCACAACAATCACATATATTAATCATTTATATCGTATTAGCAGGTCCAATATTAGAAGAATTAATATTCCGTAAATTAATTTTCGGAGAGATATACAATATGATCAAAGCACCTAAGTGGTTAAGCTTTATCGTAGCAGTATTAGTTAGTTCATTTATCTTCTCATTAGCACATTCAGATCCAGAACATACATTAATTTATGTTGTAATGGGAACTGTATTTAGCGGACTTTATGTATTAACGAAACGTATCATCGTACCAATGGTTGCACATATGGGAATGAACGGTATTGTTGTTTTAGGACAAATTGTATTTAAAGATCAAGTAAACGAACAATTAGAGAAACAACCTCAAATTTCACAACTGATATATCATACAATCTTGAGCATGTATAGCTAA
- the pmtR gene encoding PSM export ABC transporter transcriptional regulator PmtR: MKILLQNNSNQPIYEQIKEQIKAQILQGKVERGASLPSMRELASDLGVSLITTKRAYVDLEQEQFVTTIRGKGTFVKSQDPSIMKEKQFIVIEDLARDLTKQAKLIGMDVKELNEIVNLIYEEGE, from the coding sequence ATGAAGATTCTACTTCAAAATAATAGTAATCAACCAATTTATGAACAAATTAAAGAACAAATCAAAGCACAAATATTACAAGGTAAAGTAGAACGGGGTGCTTCATTACCTTCTATGAGAGAGTTAGCAAGTGATTTAGGTGTCAGTTTAATAACAACTAAACGTGCATATGTTGATTTAGAACAAGAGCAATTTGTCACGACGATAAGAGGGAAAGGTACTTTTGTAAAATCACAAGATCCCTCAATCATGAAAGAAAAACAATTTATTGTCATAGAGGATTTAGCAAGAGATTTAACTAAACAAGCAAAGTTAATCGGAATGGATGTTAAAGAACTCAATGAAATCGTTAATTTGATTTATGAGGAAGGTGAATAA
- the groL gene encoding chaperonin GroEL (60 kDa chaperone family; promotes refolding of misfolded polypeptides especially under stressful conditions; forms two stacked rings of heptamers to form a barrel-shaped 14mer; ends can be capped by GroES; misfolded proteins enter the barrel where they are refolded when GroES binds) — protein MAKELKFSEDARRSMLAGVDKLANAVKVTLGPKGRNVVLDKKFTSPLITNDGVTIAKEIELQDPYENMGAKLVAEVANQTNDVAGDGTTTATVLAQAMIQEGLKNVTSGANPVGIREGIDKAVKVALEELHNISQPVEKKEEIAQVGSISAADEEIGKFISEAMEKVGNDGVITIEESKGFSTELEVVEGMQFDRGYTSPYMVTDSDKMTAELENPYILITDKKISSFQDILPILEKILQTNRPILIVADDVDGDALTNLVLNRLRGTFTAVAVKAPGFGDRRKAMLDDLAILTGGQVITDDLGLDLKETTLDMLGEAGKVQVTKDDTTIVEGQGDSVNIDARVGQIKAQIEETTSDFDRTKLQERLAKLAGGVAVIKVGAATETELKERKLRIEDALNSTRAAVEEGIVAGGGTALVSIYNKVAEVEAKGDVETGVNIVLKALEAPLRQIVENAGLEGSIIVEKLKNADEGIGYNAATDEWVNMLDAGIVDPTKVTRSALQNAASVAAMFLTTEAVVADIPEEEPAAPDMGGMGGMPGMM, from the coding sequence ATGGCTAAAGAACTAAAATTTTCAGAAGACGCTAGACGTTCTATGCTTGCTGGTGTTGATAAATTAGCAAATGCAGTTAAAGTAACTTTAGGACCTAAAGGACGTAACGTCGTTTTAGATAAAAAATTCACTTCACCATTAATTACAAATGATGGTGTTACAATCGCTAAAGAAATTGAATTACAAGATCCATATGAGAATATGGGTGCCAAATTAGTTGCAGAAGTTGCAAACCAAACAAATGATGTTGCAGGTGACGGTACGACTACAGCAACTGTCCTAGCTCAAGCGATGATTCAAGAAGGATTGAAAAACGTAACAAGTGGTGCAAATCCAGTTGGTATTCGTGAAGGTATTGATAAAGCAGTTAAAGTAGCTTTAGAAGAATTACACAATATCTCACAACCAGTTGAGAAAAAAGAAGAAATTGCACAAGTTGGTTCTATTTCTGCTGCCGATGAAGAAATTGGTAAATTTATTTCAGAAGCAATGGAAAAAGTAGGTAATGACGGTGTTATTACTATTGAAGAATCTAAAGGATTCAGCACAGAATTAGAAGTTGTTGAAGGTATGCAATTTGATAGAGGATATACTTCTCCATACATGGTGACAGATTCAGACAAAATGACTGCTGAATTAGAAAATCCTTACATCTTAATTACAGACAAAAAGATTTCTTCATTCCAAGATATTTTACCTATCTTAGAAAAAATCTTACAAACAAATAGACCAATTTTAATTGTTGCTGATGATGTTGATGGAGATGCATTAACAAACTTAGTATTAAACAGATTACGTGGTACATTCACAGCAGTAGCAGTTAAAGCGCCTGGATTTGGTGACCGTCGTAAAGCTATGTTAGATGATTTAGCAATTTTAACTGGTGGTCAAGTGATTACTGATGACTTAGGTTTAGATTTAAAAGAAACAACTCTAGATATGCTTGGTGAAGCAGGTAAAGTTCAAGTTACTAAAGACGACACTACAATTGTTGAAGGTCAAGGTGACTCAGTAAACATCGACGCTCGTGTTGGTCAAATTAAAGCTCAAATTGAAGAAACAACTTCAGACTTTGATCGTACGAAATTACAAGAACGCTTAGCTAAATTAGCAGGTGGTGTTGCAGTTATTAAAGTAGGTGCTGCAACTGAAACAGAATTAAAAGAACGTAAATTAAGAATTGAAGATGCATTAAACTCTACACGTGCTGCAGTTGAAGAAGGTATTGTAGCAGGTGGTGGTACAGCATTAGTATCTATTTATAATAAAGTAGCTGAAGTTGAAGCAAAAGGCGATGTAGAAACTGGTGTGAACATTGTGTTGAAAGCTCTTGAAGCACCATTACGTCAAATCGTTGAAAATGCTGGCTTAGAAGGCTCAATTATAGTTGAAAAACTTAAAAACGCTGACGAAGGTATTGGTTACAATGCAGCAACAGACGAATGGGTAAATATGTTAGACGCAGGTATTGTCGATCCAACAAAAGTTACACGTTCAGCATTACAAAATGCAGCATCTGTAGCAGCAATGTTCTTAACTACTGAAGCAGTAGTAGCAGACATTCCAGAAGAAGAACCAGCAGCACCAGATATGGGCGGCATGGGCGGAATGCCAGGTATGATGTAA
- a CDS encoding aminotransferase class I/II-fold pyridoxal phosphate-dependent enzyme — protein MNPLALELNEQLKKEYPVVLDMLSDLGKSIYYPKGILSQSGEAKGTKYNATIGMATTDEGIMYTDALYNQFGDQDPSDIFPYAPPQGDERLRTLWQQKILKDNPDLSADDISKPVVTNALTHGLSLAGDLFVDGQDTILLPEHNWGNYKLAFGVRHSANIETYKAFEEDGSYTLEYFKHALEQYNKEKVILVLNFPNNPTGYTPVVEEVKEMVEAIKQLADKGTQVITLVDDAYYGLFFEDVYKQSVFTALTALNHENIMPVKIDGATKEYFSWGFRVGFLTFGSQNDVVKDVLVAKLKGLIRSNLSSCSLPSQTAIIHAMEDPSFQDQVDHNVNILKERYEVTKEVAYRDEFKSLWTPYAFNSGYFMALKVLGVDPEQLRLYLIDKYSIGIIALNKTDIRIAFSCIEKSDIEHVFESIAKAINDLK, from the coding sequence ATGAACCCACTAGCATTAGAATTAAATGAACAACTGAAAAAAGAATATCCTGTTGTATTAGATATGCTTTCCGATTTAGGTAAATCTATTTATTATCCAAAGGGTATTTTATCACAATCTGGAGAAGCAAAAGGTACAAAGTATAATGCAACGATCGGTATGGCAACTACTGATGAAGGTATTATGTACACAGATGCTTTATATAATCAATTTGGTGACCAAGATCCAAGTGATATATTCCCATATGCACCGCCACAAGGTGATGAACGTTTACGTACATTATGGCAACAGAAAATTTTAAAAGACAATCCTGATTTAAGTGCTGATGATATTTCTAAACCAGTTGTAACAAATGCATTAACACACGGTTTATCTTTAGCTGGAGATTTATTTGTAGATGGCCAAGATACAATTTTATTACCAGAACATAACTGGGGTAACTATAAATTAGCTTTTGGTGTAAGACATAGTGCGAACATTGAAACTTACAAAGCTTTTGAAGAAGATGGTAGTTACACTTTAGAATATTTCAAACATGCTTTAGAACAATATAATAAAGAAAAAGTTATTCTCGTGTTAAACTTCCCTAATAATCCAACTGGTTATACACCAGTAGTTGAAGAAGTTAAAGAAATGGTTGAAGCTATTAAACAATTAGCTGATAAAGGTACGCAAGTCATTACATTAGTGGATGATGCTTATTATGGATTGTTCTTTGAAGATGTTTATAAACAATCTGTATTTACAGCATTAACAGCGTTAAATCATGAAAATATTATGCCGGTTAAAATTGATGGCGCAACTAAAGAATACTTCTCTTGGGGCTTCCGTGTTGGTTTCTTAACATTTGGTAGTCAAAATGATGTTGTTAAAGATGTGTTAGTAGCTAAATTAAAAGGTTTAATTAGAAGTAACTTATCAAGTTGTTCTTTACCTAGCCAAACTGCAATTATTCATGCAATGGAAGATCCTTCTTTCCAAGATCAAGTTGATCATAACGTGAATATTCTAAAAGAAAGATATGAAGTAACGAAAGAAGTTGCTTATCGTGATGAATTTAAATCATTATGGACGCCATATGCATTTAATTCAGGTTACTTTATGGCACTTAAAGTGTTAGGTGTAGACCCTGAGCAATTGAGATTATATTTAATTGATAAGTATAGTATCGGTATTATTGCTTTAAATAAAACTGATATTCGTATTGCATTTAGCTGTATTGAAAAATCTGATATAGAACATGTATTTGAATCTATCGCTAAAGCAATCAATGACTTAAAATAA
- the pmtB gene encoding phenol-soluble modulin export ABC transporter permease subunit PmtB, producing MKAILYRNLILSKSYLYLMLATALLLPLIVVIPLNGFIRIGLLGIIVVMIHIVFLVPMYFLFNRINKNHSEYTFLSLPVKQSTVINAHYLTGLIFILFTQLLLGLCTIVALLIQEPGMEISYDLSGTCLSIAGNLLTISLILPFAEYKRLIKIPIIFWMIIVGVIVPNSIQFIDSVLKFFSIQSHIFKTHDMSIFLGCSIILFIVSYIISINKARKHAITI from the coding sequence ATGAAGGCAATCTTATATAGAAACTTAATTTTATCAAAATCATACCTATATTTAATGTTGGCTACAGCATTGTTACTACCATTAATAGTCGTAATACCTCTTAATGGATTTATTAGAATAGGTTTATTAGGAATAATCGTTGTTATGATCCATATTGTGTTCTTAGTACCAATGTATTTTCTATTTAATAGAATCAATAAAAATCATTCTGAATATACATTTTTAAGTCTACCTGTTAAGCAATCAACAGTGATTAATGCTCATTATTTAACAGGATTAATATTTATTTTATTCACACAATTACTACTTGGTTTATGTACGATAGTAGCTTTATTAATACAAGAACCAGGCATGGAAATTTCATATGATCTTTCAGGAACGTGTTTGAGTATTGCAGGGAATTTGTTGACGATTAGTTTAATCTTGCCATTTGCAGAGTATAAAAGATTAATCAAAATTCCTATTATTTTTTGGATGATAATAGTCGGAGTGATTGTACCAAACTCAATACAGTTTATAGATTCCGTGCTTAAATTCTTTTCAATACAATCGCATATATTTAAGACACACGATATGTCAATATTCTTAGGCTGTTCCATCATTCTATTTATCGTGAGTTATATCATTTCAATCAATAAAGCACGAAAGCATGCAATTACAATTTAA
- the pmtC gene encoding phenol-soluble modulin export ABC transporter ATP-binding protein PmtC, with the protein MKLNNIQKYYGKQHILKNIDFDFEDSQIVGLIGKNGVGKTTLMKIMNQNIMKYDGNFNKENSDKVGYLIENPKLYLNKTGYYNLNFFRKVLGTNVDDDYINMLIESFGIKPYIDKKVKKYSMGMKQKLSIAVALMNKPQYLILDEPTNGMDPDGSIDVLKTLEKVSEDLNIKVLISSHKLEDIELICDRTVFMKDGAIVEDYDMKAQSKDVTKFIFDRSNYNEALNLLTMNYKVVTSNKQESIISVEALEDYQEVLKTLSVKNIYPKFIQNNKTTLRDQYFNINKGVEVS; encoded by the coding sequence GTGAAATTAAATAATATACAAAAGTATTACGGTAAGCAACATATCCTCAAGAATATTGACTTTGATTTTGAGGATAGCCAAATTGTCGGATTGATCGGTAAAAATGGCGTAGGTAAAACTACATTAATGAAAATTATGAACCAGAATATTATGAAGTATGATGGGAATTTCAACAAAGAAAATAGTGACAAAGTGGGTTATTTAATAGAAAATCCTAAATTATATTTAAATAAAACAGGCTATTATAATTTAAACTTCTTTAGAAAGGTATTAGGGACTAATGTAGATGATGATTATATCAATATGTTAATCGAGTCATTTGGCATTAAGCCTTATATCGATAAAAAAGTAAAAAAATATTCAATGGGTATGAAGCAGAAGTTATCTATTGCGGTGGCACTTATGAATAAACCACAATATTTGATTTTAGATGAACCGACAAATGGAATGGATCCAGACGGTTCAATTGATGTCTTAAAAACATTAGAAAAAGTAAGTGAAGATTTAAATATTAAAGTACTCATTTCAAGTCATAAGTTAGAAGATATTGAATTGATATGTGATAGAACAGTATTTATGAAAGATGGTGCGATCGTTGAAGATTATGATATGAAAGCTCAATCTAAAGACGTTACCAAATTTATCTTTGACCGTTCAAATTATAATGAAGCACTTAATCTTCTTACGATGAATTACAAAGTAGTAACAAGTAATAAACAAGAATCGATTATTTCAGTAGAAGCACTAGAGGATTATCAAGAAGTGTTAAAAACGTTAAGCGTTAAAAATATTTATCCTAAGTTTATTCAAAATAATAAAACGACTTTAAGAGATCAATACTTTAATATTAACAAAGGAGTTGAAGTATCATGA